Within Spinacia oleracea cultivar Varoflay chromosome 4, BTI_SOV_V1, whole genome shotgun sequence, the genomic segment GGGGATAAAAACACGACTTTCTTCCATAAGAAGGCGGAAATGAGGAAAAACCGTAATACTATTAAGGGAGTGTTTGATGAGGGTGGCACTTGGAGGGATGTGGAAGAGGAGGCAGAGGAGGTTTTTGTTACCTACTTTAAGTCCCTATTCACATCGAATGGGGAAGTGGAGACTCAACAGGTGCTAGAAACGGTGCGGGCAAGAGTGTCTAATGAAATGAACGAGGCTCTGTCACAACCATACACAAAGGAGGAGGTAATCACTGCCCTTAAACATATGCATCCTCTAAAAGCCCCCGGCCCCGATGGCATGCCAgctcttttttataaaaaattttgGGGGATTGTGGGGGATGATACCACAGATTTTGTACTTAACATCCTGAATAATGGGGCCTCGATGGATCAGATCAACCACACTAATGTAGTCCTCATCCCAAAAAAGAAAGTGTGTGAGTCAACAAAAGACTATCGGCCGATTAGTTTATGTAATGTTTTGTACAAACTAATCTCGAAAGTCCTCTCTAACCGCCTAAAGGCTGTTCTCCCACAGGTTATAAATGACTCTCAAAGCGCCTTCGTCCCGGGTCGTTTGATCACTGACAATATTCTTGTGGCCTATGAATTATTCCATTACCTCCGAAAGAAGAAAAGTGGCTCGAAGGGATTTATGGCTATGAAACTAGATATGAGCAAAGCATACGATAGAGTCGAATGGGCTTTTGTGGAAGGAATGATGATGAAAATGGGGTTTAACAGCCAGTTTGTGGGCCTAGTCATGAACTGCATTACCTCTGTTTCGTATTCTATCCTCTTTAACGGATTCCCATCGACAAGGTTTAAGCCAAGTAGGGGACTAAGGCAGGGTGACCCACTATCGCCCTTCCTTTTCCTTGTGTGTGCGGAAGGCTTCTCCTCCCTTCTTAGAGATGCAGAAATGAAGAAAGCCATTCATGGAGTGAAGATAGGCCGCCATGTTGACCCTATCTCGCACCTTCTTTTTGCAGACGATAGTCTGTTGTTTACTAGAGAAAATGAAACGGAGGCAGACGCGATACTAGACATCCTAACCTCTTATGAGGTAGCCTCGGGCCAGAAGATCAACATGGAAAAATCGGAAGTCTCTTTCAGCCGGAATGTTAGCACCAATATGCGGGATATGCTTCAATCGAAGTTGAATTATGCGGCTGTTATCGAGCACGATAAGTATCTTGGGCTCCCTACTTATATAGGGAGATCTAAGAAGGTAGTTTTCCAAGTAATCCAGGACCGAGTTtggaagaaaataaaagggTGGAAGGAAAGGTTCTTATCAAGAGCCGGAAGGGAGGTTCTGTTAAAGTCTATAGCACAAGCCATTCCCACCTATGCAATGCAATGTTTCAAATTGCCGGAAAGTGTCCTCCACAACCTGAACACGATGTGCCGTAATTTCTGGTGGGGGCAAAGGGGAGACGAACGGAAGCTTGCACTTATTGCGTGGCAGACTATGTGTAAACCGAAAGATTGTGGTGGAATAGGTATGAGAGACCTGAGCACGTTCAACTCAACACTCCTGGCAAAGCAGTGTTGGCGACTAGCCAACAACCCGCAATCATTTGCGGCTAGAGTACTACGAGGCAAGTACTTCCCACGTACGTCCATTTGGGAAGCGACAGTACCCCCGCAAGCTAGCTTCACATGGAGATCAATCATGTCTGCgtggaaaatcataaaagaaGGGTCAAGGTGGGTGACTGGTGATGGTAAGACAATAAAATTCTGGAGAGATAAGTGGCTGAATGGGGTTCCTGGGGGACGTATATTGTCACCAATTCCCGCAAATACGGACGGCAATGCGTGTTTAACAGATATGCGAGGGGATGGCAACATGGACTGGGACCTGGATAGAATTAAGGAACACATCACTAATGAAGAGATGGAAGCTATATGCAAGATTAAACTGGCGGAAAGTGACCAACCTGACTTTCTAAGTTGGACCCATACAAAGAATGGAGAGTTCTCGGTACGAAGTGCCTACCACTACCAAATGCAGTGCAAGACTGGGAATGTAAGTTCTTCTACCCCCGAATTGGACAGAAGCTTATGGAGAAGGGTATGGAAAGCAAATGTCCCAGAGAAGGTAAAGAACTTAGTATGGAGAGCGGCCAAAGGGGGTCTTCCTGTCATGACAACCCTGGCAAGTAGAGGAATACAGGTGGATACGATTTGCCCACAGTGTGGAGAAGCTCCGGAGACAATTACCCACATGGTACTCCAGTGTGTGGGCAGCAGAACGCTATGGCGAATGTCACCACTTCGTCTAGAAGCACAGGAAGGGGCACGCAACTTCTTTGTGTGGTGTGAGGAGTATGCAAAGCTATGTAAAGTGGATCGTATGTGGGAGATAGCTATGATGGTGGTATGGCAGGCCTGGAATATGCGGAATAAATGGgtttttgaaaaaagaaaggAAGATCTTGGGAGGGTGTGCTCGAAGATGCTGACTTACTTAGGGGAGTTCGAGGCAGCAACAGTAAGAGGACAACACCAGTTAGAGAGAGGAGCTGTACCTAACGCAACATGGAAACCCCCACAAAGCACTTTGTATAAACTGAATACTGATGCAGCTGTGCCAAAGGTGGGAGCAATCGGGTTGGGGATGATTGTAAGGGATGGAATTGGTGACGTGATGATGAGTGGGGGACGAAACATAGAAGGGAATATGGGTGCCCTGCAGGCGGAGGCTGAAGGTGTTCGCTTTGGGATGAAACTTGCTTTTGAAGCAGGACTACGGTCTATAGAGATGGAGTCAGATTGCTCTTTGCTGATTGATATGCTCCAGGGAAAGAGGAAAGAAGTCACGGCTGCACAGGTGGTAGTCAATGACATTGTTAGTTTAGCAAGTTCTTTTGATAATTGTATTTTCAGCTTTGCTAGACGTACCTGTAATGTAGTAGCTCACTCCATAGCTAAGGCAGCCCTTCACTTTGAAGAGCCCTTGGTATTCATGGAGGAATGTCCACCAAACCTTTATCATCTTGTTCTTGCGGACAAGACGCTTCTTTGATTAATACAAGCTACGCAtttcatgtcaaaaaaaaaaaaaatttgaagattgTCTATTTTTATCATCTGTCACAAAAAGTATGCAAGGAGAATTGCTGAAACCTTCCTGTTTAAAAAAGCATATTACAATAATTGACACAAAAAAGTTGGCATAAAAGTTTACCAACCCCCAAATTAGCTTTCAAATTGCTCATTTGGATAATCAAAATgaccaaaaaaataaagttataaattgaaaaatatatTGTCTAGAACCCTTCCTTGGTGTAGTGTATTCACAATTGTTTATGTTGGAGTAAAAGTTTGTGTTCCATACATCTTGCACCTTGGTATTATATTCATTCTCTAGCAGTAGTTGCAAACGAAGTAGTTATTTACTTCTTATACAATCCAATTCTACCACAACgaataatgaaaaataatagCAGAAACATTCAGTAAAGATTGTTGTCAAACACCCAAGGTTCATTCATGAAAAGCTCCCGGCCATTCATTTGAACCACCCCGTCTCTTATATCTTCTTCACGCTTCCTAGCAGCTTCAGCTCTCCTAGCTGATGCATTAGCGTCCTGCAACATCAAGATGAGCTTTTATTGATCATTCATAAAGTGACAATCTACATCTAATAGCTGAACTACAAAATCTCAATACATGAACTTCCCAATTTTACACAAAACAGAATACACATGAACTTGCGAAAACTCTAAACTAATTATCCATATATTTGCATGCTCCATAAAGGGCATCTCACACATCATACAGTCAAAATATCGAAGAAGCATCTCAGAAACATTGTGCATCTCAGAAACATTGTTCCATAAAGGGCATCTCAGAAACATTGTGCTGAGAGGGCTACATACTACGGAGTACAAGATATCATCAGGCAAGATGCATAGTCTGGTCTTCGTTATAAAATTTTACTCTTGGGTTTCACTTTCACATTTGTACAAAGTAATAATAAAACCCAGAGAGAACCAAAACTCAAAGAATAAGCATCACCACTCTCAATCCGATATTAATGAACATAATTGTCCAGCTGTTCACAGTCAGTTCGGAAGCCTCATCAAGCACTGCATATTGGCAAACCTCTCATTAGCCTAAGTCAGGAGAGGATTTTTCTAACAAAGAAACAGAATGGAAATGTTGGCTGCTGACAAATGATGAATCTGCTGATATGGGAATCTCTAAAAACAAAGCAGGCAGCCAGGCACCAACAAACCTATGTACAACATATGCTTGTGGAAAGGTTTCTAATGAAGGTGAGTTTCTTTGGTGGAAAATGTTGTTGGGAATAGGAATTTTCATCCCAACTTGGTCCAATTCCCATGGAAAATGTTCGAGGATTCCCATTAATGAGAAAGGAGAAGAGTAGTAGAGAAGGATACTTTTGTACATTGTAAATATTCCCAACTTATTCCCTCCATCATACCAAACAAGGGATTATCAATACTTCAATGAAATTCCCAATTACCAATTCTCAATCCCCATCCCACTCTCAATTCCCCAATTTCATATAATGGGTAATATTCCAACTTAGGCATCCTAGGTTGCAAGAAAGATCCCTGAACTCTGAGTGTTGCAGTTGTTCTTAataagtcttcaaacctcagaGTTGGAAACTATGCAACTGTAACAAATTCTGGTAGAAAAAGTTTACAGAACCTGAGATCTGATTTGTCCAAGTTCACCAAGAGTAGACTTTTATCTACAAATACTCTGCCCGTCAAACAGTTCACCTCATTACGGGCTATGTGACAGAGGCTCCTAACAACTAACAGGATAGCAAGCTCGAATTCGCAACACCTTTTCTTTAGCAGTAACTTCTCCCTAGAAAAATAGACAAAAAATGTTACTTTGGTTAGAAGGGCTGTCAGTAGAAGTTGGTATCAAGTGTCCATTCGCCGGAAGAAGGCTGAAAGGTGAAACAGTGAGGAAGAGCCTGCTTACAGCTTCCTTTGCAGCCACCTCTCATGAATGAAACACAAGAAGGTTTAGAGACAAGAAAACTATTGTTTAGTGACTTATCAGATGATTTATAGCCGTTATACAACTCTTTGCATATGAGAGGAACAAGAATTAAAAAATGTCAGCCTTTGATGCATTCATTCAATTTCTAAACCTAGGAAATTCAGTAGTGTATAAAAAGAGTGCTCTTATTTTAGCTTTGTACAGTTATGTGCAGATTTGGTGAAAGAATGATGACCTCCTGTTATCCCTTCCTAGGTATCTTGAAACTTGGAAGTAGTGATGCTTTTGTTTTGACCATGTAAATATGTATGTTCTTTGATATAGATAAGTTTGTCCGAAGACCGAACTCCCTTCTGCAcatactcttttcttttcttttttaaccTAAGAAGAACATCTACCAAAAGAAAGTAATACTTTTACAAGGCTTGCAACGGTAAAACCGGTGATCTAACCAAAAGTAAAGTTCTCCAAAGATTCATCTCTACTCTGTATTTTTAATAATACAATTCAAGGGCAATAAAATGCATTCAAGAATTACGAACACAAGATCTGGGGGAAAAAAGTGTCCATGACAAAGGGCCTATCATGATATTCCTGCTTGTATTAAAAGGAATGGGAAGTAGAACCTACATCATGATGCAGTTTCCGTGAATAGAAAACTTATCCATTTAAACTGGGATCTGAACAGTACGCTATGTACGCTATGTAATTTATCTCGTTATCTGTCTTAAATCGTAATATGGAATCAATATCTCCAAGTCTCCAACAACCAAAATACCGTAACTGATGATATTCAAACCATTCACAACTCAATCATTTTACCATAAAAGATGAAGCAAAGAGATAGGGAACAATTGGAGTAACGGGCTAATAACATAatttatatacttcctctgtatttaattaagggatacacttgccttttccggccgtatttatttaagagatacacttgccatttttagtaacttatcaaccccaccatctaattaaataatatatctacaccccacccccacccccacccctcctccctaaaatgacatggtccccacttgtttttcttattaaaatatctaatcaaccccacttgttttattactttatttcattcaattctttttcttaatacccgtgcccggccaaatgtatctcttaaataaacacggagggagtatttacttattttggtaacaaaaaatgaaaatattttagttttacAATTTTTTCAAAAATCTGATAGCCTGCATAACCATATTAGTAGGGCTGGCAAAAGTTGACCCGACCTAataacccgacccgaacccgacctaaATATAGTGGGCTTGGGTTCAGATTTTCAACCcaattaattaaatgggtcgacacgaacccgacctgaagttAAATGGGTTAGGTTAaggttgaaaatttcaacccgAAATTAACCTGTGTAACCCGATTAAGTAAATGGGTCAATTTCAGGTCAGGTCAACCCAACCTGATAACCCGAAATAAAAGGAGAAGTTAGGTAAAACTTCGGTCATTTTACAATATTTGGACCAAAGGCCCAAAATCCAAATGTATTAGCTTGTATGAAtaacaaaaccctaacccttCCCTTTATTTTCTACTTCTCTCAGCCTCCCACCTCCCTCTGTCTCTCTAATTCCTCTCTCTCTCATTCACGGCGGACGCGGTGGCTTCCCTACTTCCTCAGTTAATTAACTACTCTGTACTCCTGCATCAACTGGGTGAAGGGAAAGATACTTAGATAggtattatttaatttatttaagaaTAATTTATTCTTTATATCAATTTATGTTCAAGAATTACTTCATTATATGTTAATTTTAGAATACTTTGTGGATTTGCATATCTATTTGAAGAGTATTGCATGGTTTTGCATCTTAATTCAAGAGCTTTTTTGGATAATTAATTGACTTTAGAGTAATTGTGTggattttaatgtttatttgtaAGAATAATTTTCTGGATTTGATTGTTTATATAAGTATATTTTCGTCGATTTGTATGGTTTTATGAATGAATAATTTCGTGGATTTGTATGTTTGTCTGAGAATAACTTCATGGATTATAATTTCCCCTATCTAATTTTTGTTTCCGTTTTATTTCTAAAAATGCTAATATTACTCCATATTAtcatttgttattttttgtgtGCAGGGCTTTTTATTCAACGAAATTTTGGCATCTTGTTATCACAAACATCACAGAGCTACGAACTTGGAGGATGCACACTACATTTTAGAGATATTTTTCTTACTTTGGATGTATATAAGTTTTAATTGATTGTCCGATTTCGTTGTAATATCTAGATCCTGcacatttgttttggatttatGTTGGTGGGTAATCACAATCGTTATTTTCCAAGTTCTTTGTATATCAGATCTAATGAAAAAGGGTTAATTAATATTCCTTTCTCGAAATAAGCAAGTTAAATGGGTTCGGGTTGACCAGAAATAAGCAAGTTAAATGGGTCAACCTATTTGTATAAATTAAAGTTAAAATAAATCAGGTTGAGAAGATGGGGTTCGGGTTGACCCGATAAGGGACAGATCAGGTTAGGGTTTAGATTTTCAACCTGATTAGGTTCAGGTAGGAGGTTTCCAACCCGTTTAAGTCTGACCCGAACACGAACCCAACCCCACCTTATTGCCACCCCTAGATATTAGTACAGTCTTACAATAGAAATTTGGCTTACTCCTTCCATTTCTCTAAtgctccgtttggtttggtgtacaAAGTTTTCAGTGAAAAATTATTTTCTATGGAAAACATTTCGAAGGGTATACACAATTTCAAACTcgttttcctttgtttacttccttaaaagaaaatgggtgAAGAtggaagattgaggggaagaagggagagggaggTGAGAATGAAAtgtggaaaagtggtttcctccctttcaaatggaaaagatttttccacctttgaggaattatggaaaattgtttttcatccctTATCAAACCAAACatcgtaaaatgattgaaaggcgaaatcattttcaatgaaaacgttttacaccccaCTAAACGGAGCCTAAGTTTGCCCCAACTTTCTTTTTGGTTTGTCCCTTTGAGTTTTCCACTTTTCCGCATACCACAAGTAGCCATGAGCTATGAAGCATGGGTACGCCTCCTAGGCACCGTTTCCCATACCGGGTACGGGTAGTCGGGTACGGTATGGATTCGCCTAACATACGTACCCATGACGAACCCTAAGGGCGGGTACGCGGGTGACTTCTGGGGACGGATGACGTGTAGTCGGGGATGGGCTGGGTACGTATTTTAAGAGAAAGGCACGTACCCAAGAGGTATTATGACATCTTAGAGGCCAAAATTCACATTTTAGGGTTTACTTTTCCAAATTCCACAATTTCTCTCACCTGCGTCATCTGCTCCTTGGAAGTCGGCATGGAGTTCTCCATGAAAGTCGGCATGGAGTTCTCTCACATAAAAACTTTTGGAATTGAGTTGAGGAAGAAGAGAGATGGGagaagagagaagaagagatGAAGAAGAAAGTGGATCtgaaaatgaggagagagaaagaaggggGGAAGGGAGTAGTACAGACTACAGATTCTGTATGCATGGGGATGGGAGTTGGAGTAATTATTTGTATCGCTTTGTTATTTAAGCAGTAATTATTTAGGTAGtaaattcttgttttttttctctttgCCGAATCCATGTCGTACCCGTTTTTTACAATTTTGTATTTTCCGTTTTCCGTCCCCGTACCCGTTTCCGTGCAACATAGGCCATGAGGGAGCACCGCTTTCTCTCACTTACACTACTTTTGGTCCCACCAATTTTTCTTTCATCAATTCTACCCATCCAAAACTTAAAGGTAACTATCCTACAAACTTATTACTTAGGGATGAAGAAAATATCCATTAACTGAAAGTCCATTCTACTAGTGGTGCATCCGTTTTGTTTCAAACATTGGTAGATCAGCTAATATGGGAAAACAGAAGCCAAGGAGTACACTTCCAAATAACAATTTAGTCTAGCTACAATTTCGACGGTCCTCCCCTAGATGCTAATCATCAAATAGAAAAGTCTGAACCATTGTTGTGAAAACTGTACAAAAAACATGTCAATGTTACTCATAGTAGGACACAGTTATGAGTGTCTCATACAGAAACATATCTAAGGGCGATACATGTCAGAGGCAAATATTGCTTAAATGGGGACACTATTCTACAGTTCCAGAGACGGAACACTATTCTAAAGTTTCAGACACGGCTGCAAGGTTTGATTTGAAAATAGTTTGCACAAGCGTTACACGTACAAATCAATACAAAAACATTCCAAATACACTTGTTTGTAagttgttttaaaattttaatcacATAACCCCGTCGAAGTGTCGAGTGTGAGCACACATGGCATATTTTCTCTTCAACCCCTGCATTCTTTTTACTT encodes:
- the LOC130459211 gene encoding uncharacterized protein, whose amino-acid sequence is MIKVWWTFLHEYQGLFKVKGCLSYGVSYYITAVTSFLFPWSISISKEQSDSISIDRSPASKASFIPKRTPSASACRAPIFPSMFRPPLIITSPIPSLTIIPNPIAPTFGTAASVFSLYKVLCGGFHVALGTAPLSNWCCPLTVAASNSPK
- the LOC110802870 gene encoding uncharacterized protein, yielding MGEDAVKVEETPKSHHAGAPAPMTQAQFLSWRRQQDANASARRAEAARKREEDIRDGVVQMNGRELFMNEPWVFDNNLY